Proteins encoded within one genomic window of Paramisgurnus dabryanus chromosome 13, PD_genome_1.1, whole genome shotgun sequence:
- the LOC135752176 gene encoding tetratricopeptide repeat protein 24, translating into MASDGSPVRDVHENQKKKKAVKIRTHRSDVEDTDTQVEIQRLTEDGHAALQTGDNTAAVQCFKNALKAATKLSEGRLQRSCAFNLGAAYVEAGRPQKGLDLLSRSQSGERGERIADLQYNLATAHEALRDWTRAARHYLKAAQLYRSQGDACAEGDTCVRLAQCHLKRKEWNEAVDAFRRAAESYKLAGNTSAAALTLKDAGKHMLESGSCTADDIITVLTDSLEMSSDITDQETLGKLLMDVGLSFTQLRLFSEAAECYEQALHLVTSKPHRLAVILQNLGAVHNTLGQYEEALKYHREAAAIHGSLGSRVAQGRCFSNLGFALVEVGELEEAWESFLHAQQAFRDTDDPSGQWQVCEGLGGIKLQMRDPEKASQYYKDALQLLCKCQDVSSSVQERLVTKLSEALQQKLLLQQVGPPIQRAAPERQHHRQQKWRAEVISETQQNRRPMLNGHTHEAEASGDRKPHSEGMMSSESMPETNRNLNNTYEKAEIQPEIFSGESTEDDLSSEATKLKPVHMNGGQASVRSAVTPPSKQPDSSKATPITRRLTSRFCTVM; encoded by the exons ATGGCCTCTGATGGGTCTCCAGTCAGAGATGTTCATGAGaatcagaagaagaagaaagcaGTTAAGATCAGGACACACAGATCTGATGTGGAGGACACAGACACACAGGTGGAGATTCAGAGACTCACTGAGGATGGACATGCAGCGCTGCAGACCGGAGACAATACTGCAGCTGTGCAGTGCTTCAAAAACGCATTGAAAGCTGCCACAAAG TTGAGTGAGGGGAGACTTCAGAGGTCATGTGCATTTAACCTGGGAGCAGCGTATGTTGAAGCAGGTAGACCTCAGAAAGGGCTGGACCTTCTGTCTCGCTCTCAGTCGGGTGAGAGAGGCGAACGGATCGCAGACCTGCAGTATAATCTTGCGACAGCTCACGAAGCCCTGAGGGACTGGACCCGGGCCGCCCGACACTACCTGAAGGCCGCACAGCTGTACCGCTCGCAGGGAGACGCATGTGCTGAGGGAGACACCTGTGTTAGACTTGCTCAATGCCATCTGAAGAGAAAG GAGTGGAATGAGGCTGTAGACGCTTTCAGACGCGCTGCTGAGAGTTATAAACTAGCAGGAAACACATCAGCCGCCGCGCTGACCCTAAAGGATGCTGGGAAACACATGCTGGAGAGCGGCAGCTGCACTGCTGATGACATCATCACCGTGTTGACAGACAGCTTGGAGATGAGCAGCGACATCACAGATCAAGAGACGCTGG GAAAGCTTCTGATGGATGTGGGTTTAAGTTTTACTCAGCTGAGGTTGTTCTCTGAAGCAGCTGAATGTTATGAACAGGCTCTTCATCTGGTCACGTCTAAACCACACCGACTGGCGGTGATTCTGCAGAATCTGGGTGCTGTTCACAATACTTTGGGTCAATATGAAGAGGCTCTGAAATACCACAGAGAGGCAGCAGCGATACACG GCTCTCTGGGCAGTCGCGTTGCACAGGGTCGGTGTTTCAGTAATCTGGGCTTTGCTCTGGTAGAAGTGGGTGAACTGGAGGAGGCGTGGGAGAGTTTCTTACATGCACAACAGGCATTCAGAGACACAG ATGACCCATCCGGTCAGTGGCAGGTCTGTGAGGGTCTCGGTGGGATCAAACTACAGATGAGAGACCCAGAAAAAGCCTCTCAATATTATAAAGATGCTTTACAACTGCTGTGTAAATGCcag GACGTATCGAGTTCAGTACAGGAACGACTGGTCACTAAACTGAGTGAAGCATTACAGCAGAAGCTGCTACTCCAGCAG GTTGGACCCCCAATACAACGAGCTGCACCAGAGAGACAACATCACAGACAGCAGAAATG gcgGGCAGAAGTGATCTCTGAAACCCAGCAGAACAGAAGACCGATGCTGAATGGACACACACATGAAG CAGAGGCATCTGGAGACAGAAAACCCCACAGTGAAGGGATGATGTCATCAGAGTCAATGCCAGAGACCAACAG GAATCTGAACAACACTTATGAGAAAGCAGAGATCCAGCCGGAGATTTTCAGTGGAGAATCTACAGAAG ACGATTTGTCTTCTGAAGCTACAAAGCTGAAGCCAGTACACATGAACGG TGGCCAGGCATCAGTCAGAAGTGCAGTGACTCCGCCTTCTAAACAGCCTGACAGCAGTAAGGCCACGCCCATCACAAGGAGATTGACATCCAGATTCTGCACAGTCATGTGA